The following proteins come from a genomic window of bacterium:
- the rpsO gene encoding 30S ribosomal protein S15: MLDPKEKKKIIEKYKVHEKDTGSSEVQIALFSEKIEQLAEHLKEHKKDNHSRRGLLKMVSKRRKLLDYLGKEDAKRYASIIKKLKLKR; encoded by the coding sequence ATGTTAGACCCTAAGGAAAAAAAGAAGATCATAGAGAAATATAAAGTGCATGAAAAGGACACCGGTTCTTCCGAGGTTCAGATTGCGCTATTTTCCGAGAAAATAGAACAGCTCGCAGAGCACTTGAAAGAACACAAAAAGGACAATCATTCGCGACGCGGACTTTTGAAGATGGTGTCCAAGCGCCGGAAGCTCCTTGATTATCTGGGAAAAGAAGATGCGAAGCGTTACGCCAGCATTATTAAGAAATTGAAATTAAAAAGGTAA